The Streptobacillus felis genome contains the following window.
ATAGAGTTAAAAGGTACAGAGGTTAAATCTATAAAATTAGGAAAAGTTAGTATTAAAGAAAGTTTTGTAAGAATAATAAAAAACGAAGTATGGATAATGGGAATGTTTGTTTCTCAATATACTTTTGGAAATATATACAATGTTAATGAAACTAGAGTTAGGAAACTATTATTAAATAAAAGAGAAATAAAAAAGTTAGCTGAAAAAGTAAAATTACAAGGATATACAATAGTTCCTTTAACTGTATATAATAATAATGGTCTTGTTAAAGTAAAAATTGCTACAGCTCGTGGAAAGAAAAATTACGACAAGCGCGAAAGTATAAAAGAACGTGA
Protein-coding sequences here:
- the smpB gene encoding SsrA-binding protein SmpB translates to MKILANNKKAYFDYFIEDEYDAGIELKGTEVKSIKLGKVSIKESFVRIIKNEVWIMGMFVSQYTFGNIYNVNETRVRKLLLNKREIKKLAEKVKLQGYTIVPLTVYNNNGLVKVKIATARGKKNYDKRESIKERDISRDIKKNF